Proteins co-encoded in one Actinobacillus succinogenes 130Z genomic window:
- a CDS encoding TRAP transporter large permease subunit — protein sequence MTVVIFLSVLLSAIILGIPVAFSLLVCGVALMLHLDLFDSQILAQQIVSGADSFSLMAIPFFILAGELMNEGGLSKRIIDLPMKLVGHKRGGLGFVAILAAMIMASLSGSAVADTAAVAAMLLPMMKTTGYPEARSAGLIGTAGIIAPIIPPSIPFIVFGVASGVSITKLFLAGIFPGIFMGLCLGLLWWWQAKRLNLMTFSKATRQDLCISFKNSIWALLLPVIIIGGFRTGIFTPTEAGAVATFYALIVSLFVYRELKFKDLYKVVLAASKTTAVVMFLVAAANVTGWLITVAELPMMLTELLEPLIETPTTLLLVVMLAVFVVGMVMDLTPTVLILTPVLMPLIQEAGIDPVYFGVLFILNTSIGLITPPVGNVLNVITGVSKLPFDKAARGIMPYLIMMIMLLLLFVFFPSLVLVPLSWMQ from the coding sequence ATGACCGTAGTAATTTTTCTTTCTGTTTTATTAAGCGCGATCATTCTGGGCATTCCCGTTGCTTTCTCTTTACTCGTCTGCGGTGTGGCGTTAATGCTGCATTTGGACTTGTTCGATTCTCAGATCTTGGCCCAACAAATTGTAAGCGGGGCGGATAGTTTTTCTTTAATGGCGATTCCGTTCTTTATTCTTGCCGGTGAGCTCATGAATGAAGGCGGCTTGTCCAAACGTATTATCGATTTACCGATGAAACTTGTGGGGCATAAACGAGGCGGATTAGGCTTTGTCGCTATTCTTGCGGCAATGATTATGGCGAGTCTTTCCGGTTCCGCCGTAGCGGATACCGCAGCGGTCGCCGCAATGTTGTTACCGATGATGAAAACCACCGGTTATCCGGAAGCCCGTTCTGCCGGCTTAATCGGTACCGCCGGTATTATTGCACCGATTATACCGCCGTCTATCCCGTTTATCGTATTTGGGGTAGCCAGCGGCGTGTCTATCACTAAATTATTCTTAGCCGGTATTTTTCCGGGGATTTTCATGGGATTATGTTTAGGTCTGCTTTGGTGGTGGCAGGCAAAACGGTTAAACCTGATGACCTTTTCCAAAGCCACCAGACAGGACCTTTGCATTTCCTTTAAAAACAGTATTTGGGCATTATTGCTTCCGGTGATTATTATCGGCGGTTTCCGTACCGGTATTTTTACCCCGACAGAAGCCGGGGCAGTCGCTACTTTTTACGCGTTAATCGTCTCATTGTTCGTTTACCGCGAATTGAAATTCAAAGATTTGTACAAAGTCGTTTTAGCCGCTTCCAAAACCACGGCGGTCGTCATGTTTTTAGTAGCGGCGGCAAATGTCACGGGTTGGTTAATTACCGTTGCAGAATTGCCGATGATGCTAACGGAGTTACTGGAACCGTTGATTGAAACGCCGACAACCTTATTGCTTGTTGTAATGTTAGCGGTATTCGTCGTCGGTATGGTGATGGATTTAACCCCGACGGTGCTAATCTTAACGCCGGTATTAATGCCGTTAATTCAGGAAGCGGGAATTGATCCGGTGTATTTCGGCGTACTGTTCATCCTGAACACCTCCATCGGTTTGATTACCCCGCCGGTGGGTAATGTCTTAAATGTGATTACCGGCGTATCAAAATTACCGTTTGATAAAGCGGCAAGAGGCATTATGCCGTATCTGATCATGATGATCATGCTGCTTTTATTATTCGTCTTTTTCCCATCATTAGTGTTAGTTCCGCTAAGTTGGATGCAGTAA
- a CDS encoding TRAP transporter substrate-binding protein has protein sequence MKLFNLKTLAALVAGIAVMSGSASAETSFRFGYEAPRSDTQHIAAKKFAELLKEKTKDEIKLKLFPDSTLGNAQTMISGVRGGTIDIEMSGSPNFTGLEPKLNVIDIPFIFKDRDHAFKVLDGEIGQGLLKDLEAQGLKGLAYWDVGFRAFSNSKHSVSKPEDIKGLKVRTNQNPMYIEAFTLLGSNPVPMPLSELYTALETRAVDAQEHPVGIFWSSKLYEVQKFLSLTNHGYTPLIVVMNKAKFDALSPELQQAVLESAKEAGAYQRELNIKNEKEIIENVRKEGVEVTEQVDQAPFKAVIEEKVRKTFIDKYGKELVEQIDALAK, from the coding sequence ATGAAACTTTTTAATTTAAAAACATTAGCCGCATTGGTTGCAGGTATCGCCGTAATGTCCGGTTCTGCATCCGCGGAAACCTCATTCCGCTTCGGTTATGAAGCGCCGCGTTCCGATACTCAACACATCGCGGCCAAAAAATTTGCAGAGTTACTTAAAGAGAAAACTAAAGATGAAATCAAATTAAAACTTTTCCCGGACAGTACCTTGGGAAATGCGCAAACTATGATTAGCGGCGTGCGCGGCGGCACAATCGATATTGAAATGTCCGGCTCGCCGAACTTTACCGGCTTGGAACCGAAACTGAACGTTATAGATATTCCGTTTATTTTCAAAGACCGCGACCATGCGTTTAAAGTATTGGACGGCGAAATCGGACAGGGTTTGTTAAAAGACTTGGAAGCGCAAGGCTTAAAAGGGTTGGCGTACTGGGATGTGGGATTCCGTGCTTTCTCTAACTCCAAGCACTCCGTAAGCAAACCGGAAGATATTAAAGGCTTAAAAGTGCGTACCAACCAAAACCCAATGTATATCGAAGCCTTTACCCTGCTAGGCAGCAACCCGGTACCGATGCCGTTATCCGAACTATACACCGCCTTGGAAACCCGTGCGGTGGATGCGCAGGAACATCCGGTGGGTATTTTCTGGTCGTCCAAACTGTATGAAGTACAAAAATTCTTAAGTTTGACCAATCACGGCTATACCCCGTTAATCGTGGTGATGAACAAAGCGAAATTCGACGCTTTATCGCCCGAACTGCAACAAGCCGTTCTTGAATCTGCCAAAGAGGCGGGCGCATATCAACGCGAATTAAACATCAAAAATGAAAAAGAAATCATTGAAAATGTACGTAAAGAAGGCGTAGAAGTGACCGAACAGGTTGATCAAGCGCCGTTCAAAGCGGTAATTGAAGAAAAAGTACGTAAAACCTTTATCGACAAATACGGTAAAGAGTTAGTGGAACAAATCGACGCTTTAGCGAAATAA
- a CDS encoding TRAP transporter substrate-binding protein: MKLFSLTKLTALIAGMTLFSAVSAQAETALRFGYEAPRSDTQHIAAKKFNDLLKEKTSGEIKLNLFPDSTLGNAQTMISAVRGGTVDLEMSSSSNFTGLVSALNVIDIPFIFKDRAHAYKVLDGEIGRNLLAQLDAHGLKGIAFWEVGFRGFTNSKHPVTKPEDIKGLKVRTNQNPMYIKAFSILGANPVPMPLSELYTALETKAVDAQEHPIGIVWSSKLYEVQKYFSFTNHGYTPLIVVMNKAKFDALSPELQKAIVDAAEEAGKYQRQLNLDNEQGIVEKMKKAGIEFVDNLDTAPFKAAVEQETRKAFIDANGDSLIKQIDALGE, translated from the coding sequence ATGAAACTATTTTCTCTTACAAAACTGACCGCACTTATCGCAGGTATGACCTTATTTTCCGCCGTATCGGCGCAAGCGGAAACCGCGTTACGTTTCGGTTATGAAGCGCCGCGCAGCGATACGCAGCACATCGCCGCCAAAAAATTTAACGATCTGTTAAAAGAAAAAACCAGCGGTGAAATCAAATTGAATTTATTCCCCGACAGCACCTTAGGTAACGCGCAAACCATGATCAGCGCGGTACGCGGCGGTACGGTAGATTTGGAAATGTCCAGTTCGTCGAACTTCACGGGATTGGTTTCGGCATTAAATGTCATTGATATTCCGTTTATCTTTAAAGACCGCGCTCATGCTTACAAAGTGTTGGACGGTGAAATCGGTCGGAATTTATTAGCCCAATTAGATGCGCACGGGTTGAAGGGAATCGCCTTCTGGGAAGTGGGTTTCAGAGGATTTACCAACTCCAAACATCCGGTCACCAAACCGGAAGACATTAAAGGCTTAAAGGTCCGCACCAATCAAAATCCGATGTACATTAAAGCCTTCAGTATTTTAGGCGCCAATCCGGTGCCGATGCCGTTATCCGAGCTTTACACCGCATTAGAAACCAAAGCGGTAGATGCGCAGGAACATCCGATCGGTATCGTTTGGTCGTCCAAACTGTACGAGGTGCAAAAATATTTCAGCTTTACCAACCATGGCTACACCCCGTTAATCGTGGTGATGAACAAAGCGAAATTCGATGCGCTTTCGCCGGAACTGCAAAAAGCTATTGTGGATGCCGCAGAGGAAGCGGGCAAATATCAACGTCAGCTTAATTTAGACAACGAACAGGGTATTGTTGAAAAAATGAAAAAAGCCGGCATCGAATTTGTAGATAATCTGGATACCGCACCGTTTAAAGCGGCGGTGGAACAGGAAACCCGCAAGGCCTTTATTGATGCGAACGGCGACAGCCTAATCAAACAAATTGACGCTTTAGGCGAATAA
- a CDS encoding FGGY-family carbohydrate kinase yields the protein MNYYLGIDCGGTFVKAALFDETGNLQGIARENVPVMSDKAGYAERDMPQLWQVCADVVRQTIAESNISPDFIKGVGISAQGKGAFLLDKNKKPLGRAILSSDQRSLDIVKQWQQKGIPEKLYPLTRQTLWTGHPVSILRWLKENEPDRYARIGSVLMSHDYLRFCLTGELHCEETNISESNLYNMEKGRYDPVLADLLGLEGIIEKLPPVIRSDQIAGYVTQQAAELTGLKAGTAVAGGLFDVVSTALCAGLEDETKLNTVFGTWCVVSGITDHIAANQSLPFVYGRYAEKNKFIVHEASPTSAGNLEWFVKQWNLDYGQINEEIAALPPAASSVLFVPFLYGSNAGLGMQAGFYGIQSHHKQAHLLQAVYEGVLFSLMYHLDRILQRFPHTNVLRVTGGSAKSAVWMQMLADFTGMTLEIPKVEETGCLGAAAIAMQSSGVTLNFSKVLNKGMTVVQPNPDNYAAYQQKYRRYVKFTTALKAML from the coding sequence ATGAATTACTACCTTGGCATAGATTGCGGCGGTACCTTTGTCAAAGCCGCTTTATTTGATGAAACCGGCAACTTACAGGGTATCGCCCGCGAAAACGTACCGGTGATGAGCGATAAAGCCGGTTACGCGGAACGGGATATGCCGCAGCTTTGGCAAGTGTGCGCTGACGTAGTACGCCAAACTATTGCCGAGAGTAATATTTCGCCCGATTTTATCAAGGGGGTCGGTATTTCGGCGCAAGGCAAGGGCGCATTTTTATTAGATAAGAATAAAAAACCTTTAGGTCGCGCGATTTTATCTTCCGATCAACGTTCGTTAGACATTGTCAAACAATGGCAACAAAAAGGCATTCCCGAAAAACTCTATCCGCTGACCCGCCAAACCTTATGGACGGGACATCCTGTTTCTATTTTGCGTTGGCTAAAAGAAAACGAACCCGACCGTTACGCCCGTATCGGTTCGGTACTGATGTCCCACGATTATCTTCGTTTTTGCCTAACCGGCGAGCTGCATTGCGAAGAAACCAATATTTCAGAATCCAATCTCTACAATATGGAAAAAGGGAGATATGACCCGGTTTTAGCGGATTTATTAGGTTTGGAAGGCATAATTGAAAAATTACCGCCGGTAATCCGGTCCGATCAAATCGCCGGCTATGTGACGCAACAAGCCGCCGAGCTGACCGGTTTGAAGGCGGGCACTGCAGTGGCGGGCGGATTATTCGATGTGGTATCCACCGCGCTGTGCGCCGGTTTGGAAGACGAAACCAAACTGAACACGGTTTTCGGTACCTGGTGTGTGGTGAGCGGCATTACCGATCACATCGCGGCCAATCAATCGCTGCCCTTCGTTTACGGTCGTTATGCGGAAAAAAACAAATTTATCGTACACGAAGCCAGTCCGACGTCAGCCGGTAATTTAGAATGGTTCGTCAAACAATGGAATCTGGATTACGGACAAATTAACGAAGAAATCGCCGCACTGCCGCCCGCCGCCAGTTCCGTCTTATTCGTACCGTTTTTATACGGTTCCAATGCCGGTTTGGGCATGCAGGCAGGATTTTACGGTATTCAATCTCATCACAAACAGGCGCATTTGTTGCAAGCCGTTTATGAAGGCGTTTTGTTCAGCTTGATGTATCATCTGGACAGAATCTTACAACGCTTCCCTCACACCAATGTATTACGGGTGACGGGCGGTTCCGCCAAATCGGCGGTTTGGATGCAAATGCTGGCGGATTTCACCGGCATGACCTTGGAAATACCCAAAGTGGAAGAAACCGGCTGTCTCGGTGCGGCAGCGATTGCCATGCAGTCATCCGGCGTTACGCTGAACTTCAGCAAAGTTCTGAATAAAGGCATGACCGTAGTTCAACCGAATCCGGATAATTATGCCGCTTATCAGCAAAAATATCGGCGTTATGTGAAATTCACTACGGCGTTAAAAGCGATGTTGTGA
- a CDS encoding bile acid:sodium symporter family protein, whose translation MRALKQISHYLTKFTALFIILTACITFYAPELFTWVKGDAQVLVLGVIMLSMGMTLGANDYKILAQRPFDIFVGSIAQYTIMPFIAITIANVFNLSPGLTLGLVLVGCCPGGVSSNIMSLLCKGDVAFSVGMTTVSTIIAPVMTPILISYLVGESIDMDGWAMFKFMLLVTILPVGLGSAFNIFFHKRKWFHDVQATMPGVAVIGFACIVGGVVAVHGSKFLESGLIIFVCIACHNAIGYVLGYSAGKLFGMNTAKKRTLSIEVGVQNAGLATGLSSKFFPTSAESAIACAVSCVWHSISGTVLANFYLWLDKKQGKPVSTVHSVAES comes from the coding sequence ATGCGCGCACTTAAACAGATAAGCCATTATCTTACAAAATTTACCGCTCTTTTTATTATTCTCACCGCCTGCATTACATTCTATGCGCCCGAGCTTTTCACCTGGGTAAAAGGTGATGCGCAAGTATTGGTTTTGGGCGTTATTATGCTTTCTATGGGAATGACACTCGGCGCCAACGATTACAAAATTCTTGCGCAACGCCCTTTTGATATATTTGTCGGCTCAATTGCGCAATATACCATTATGCCGTTTATTGCGATTACTATTGCCAACGTGTTCAACTTATCGCCCGGTTTAACTTTGGGTTTAGTGTTGGTGGGATGTTGTCCCGGCGGTGTATCTTCCAATATTATGAGCCTTTTATGTAAAGGCGATGTCGCTTTTTCCGTGGGTATGACCACTGTTTCCACGATTATTGCGCCGGTCATGACGCCGATATTGATCAGTTACCTTGTAGGCGAAAGTATTGATATGGACGGTTGGGCAATGTTCAAGTTTATGTTGTTAGTGACTATTTTACCGGTGGGACTCGGTTCAGCGTTTAACATTTTCTTTCATAAAAGAAAATGGTTTCATGACGTACAAGCTACTATGCCGGGCGTTGCCGTAATTGGGTTTGCCTGTATTGTTGGTGGCGTGGTTGCGGTTCATGGTTCGAAATTCCTGGAGTCAGGCTTAATTATTTTTGTTTGTATCGCCTGCCACAACGCTATCGGTTATGTACTGGGTTATTCGGCCGGTAAATTATTCGGCATGAATACCGCTAAAAAACGCACGTTATCTATTGAAGTGGGCGTCCAAAATGCCGGTTTGGCGACGGGATTAAGTTCTAAATTTTTCCCGACCAGTGCGGAATCCGCTATTGCCTGCGCCGTGTCCTGCGTATGGCATTCCATTTCCGGTACGGTTTTGGCAAACTTCTATTTATGGCTGGACAAAAAACAGGGAAAACCTGTTTCTACCGTTCATTCCGTCGCGGAAAGCTAA
- a CDS encoding mechanosensitive ion channel family protein yields MAAEQAQEAVPAINVQEQASKMIDTVSSMNMDTLLYDWIIPYGTKILLALAIYVVGKWIARFISKLLGKAALASSKDEMLQSFVSSISYFLLLLIVVIAALSQLGINTSSLVALIGAAGLAVGLALQNSLQNFAAGVMLLVFKPFRKGDLIETGGMTGTVEQMGLLVLELRTADNKTVLIPNGKVFSDSIVNNSANKTRRIDFIFDIAYDADIAAAKAIVARVLDEDPRVLKTPAPTIAVGALAASSVQLFVRPWVNTPDYWGVHFDVTEQIKLEFDKAGIEIPFAQMDLHLPENTTISMK; encoded by the coding sequence ATGGCGGCAGAACAAGCCCAGGAAGCCGTTCCGGCTATCAATGTGCAGGAACAGGCAAGTAAGATGATTGATACCGTAAGTTCTATGAATATGGATACTTTGCTGTACGATTGGATTATTCCATACGGCACCAAAATTTTATTAGCACTTGCTATTTATGTGGTGGGTAAATGGATTGCACGGTTCATCAGTAAGTTGTTAGGCAAGGCGGCGTTAGCGTCCAGTAAAGATGAAATGCTACAAAGTTTTGTATCATCCATCAGTTATTTTCTGTTGCTGTTAATCGTGGTGATTGCGGCATTGTCGCAACTGGGAATTAATACCAGTTCGCTGGTCGCTTTAATCGGTGCGGCAGGTTTGGCTGTGGGCTTAGCGTTACAAAATTCGCTGCAAAATTTTGCGGCCGGTGTAATGTTGTTGGTATTTAAACCGTTTCGTAAAGGCGATTTAATCGAAACCGGCGGTATGACGGGAACCGTAGAGCAAATGGGGCTATTGGTGTTGGAACTGCGTACCGCAGACAACAAAACCGTATTAATTCCGAACGGTAAGGTTTTCAGCGACAGTATAGTGAATAATTCTGCCAACAAAACCCGCCGTATCGATTTCATTTTTGATATTGCTTATGACGCGGATATTGCCGCTGCTAAAGCTATTGTTGCGCGCGTGTTGGACGAGGATCCGCGCGTACTGAAAACGCCGGCGCCGACCATTGCCGTCGGCGCGTTGGCGGCAAGCAGTGTGCAGTTATTTGTCCGTCCTTGGGTGAATACGCCGGACTATTGGGGCGTGCATTTTGATGTGACGGAACAAATTAAGCTGGAATTCGACAAAGCCGGTATTGAGATTCCGTTTGCGCAAATGGACTTACATTTACCGGAAAATACGACGATTTCAATGAAATAA
- a CDS encoding alpha/beta fold hydrolase translates to MYREPHFGKFALSRLLPFAEQFPVQYIDGQNHCRVAYRHFHHQTHRKLVILVNGRAENLLKWTEVAYDFYHRGYDVLAFDHRGQGFSQRLLRDKQKGYLDEFRFYAADMAKIIEKNTALFSYQTQHILAHSMGGLISAYYLADYDHHISNAVFCAPFFGMPLKRPIRDQAIIGLMLLFGQGERYVFGKKPYRPVNVSVNDLSSCATRMKWMNRVNRKHPELGLGGPTFRWVHLCLQAIRRLPQILPKIDIPVLILQSEREKIVANKNLENLTALLRQGKLERIPLAKHEILFEKDDVRENALQKIWTFMDNPLN, encoded by the coding sequence ATGTATCGAGAACCTCATTTCGGCAAATTCGCACTGAGCCGACTGCTTCCCTTTGCGGAACAGTTTCCCGTTCAATATATTGACGGACAAAACCACTGTCGTGTAGCGTATCGTCATTTTCATCATCAGACGCATCGTAAACTGGTGATTTTGGTAAACGGACGGGCGGAAAATTTACTGAAATGGACGGAAGTCGCTTATGATTTTTATCACCGCGGTTACGACGTGCTGGCGTTCGATCACCGCGGGCAAGGATTTTCACAACGTTTGTTGCGGGATAAACAGAAAGGTTATCTGGACGAATTTCGCTTTTATGCGGCGGATATGGCAAAAATTATTGAAAAAAATACCGCACTTTTTTCTTATCAAACCCAACATATTCTGGCCCATTCCATGGGGGGCTTGATTTCCGCCTATTATTTAGCGGATTATGACCATCATATCAGCAATGCTGTATTCTGCGCACCGTTTTTCGGCATGCCGTTAAAGCGCCCGATTCGGGATCAAGCGATCATCGGCCTGATGCTGTTGTTCGGACAAGGAGAGCGTTACGTATTCGGTAAGAAACCGTATAGACCGGTAAATGTTTCTGTAAATGATTTAAGCAGTTGTGCGACGCGGATGAAATGGATGAACCGGGTAAATCGTAAACATCCCGAATTGGGACTGGGCGGGCCGACTTTTCGTTGGGTACATTTATGCCTGCAAGCAATCCGGCGTTTACCGCAGATTTTGCCGAAAATCGACATTCCCGTGCTGATTTTACAATCGGAGCGGGAAAAGATCGTAGCGAATAAAAATCTCGAAAATCTGACCGCACTTTTGCGGCAAGGCAAATTGGAGCGAATCCCGCTGGCGAAGCATGAAATTCTGTTTGAAAAAGATGATGTGCGGGAAAACGCTTTACAGAAAATCTGGACATTTATGGATAATCCGTTAAATTGA
- the asd gene encoding aspartate-semialdehyde dehydrogenase: MKNVGFIGWRGMVGSVLMDRMQQERDFANLNPIFFTTSQAGQQAPVFGGKEAGTLKDAFDIEELKKLDIIVTCQGGDYTNEVYPKLKATGWDGYWVDAASALRMEKDSIIVLDPVNQHVISDGLKNGVKTFVGGNCTVSLMLMALGGLFERDLVEWISVATYQAASGAGAKNMRELVSQMGLLEKSVSAELANPASSILDIERKVTAEMRADSFPTDNFGTALAGSLIPWIDKLLPSGQTKEEWKGYAETNKILGLSDNPIPVDGLCVRIGALRCHSQAFTIKLKKDIPLEEIEQILASHNEWVKVIPNDKEATLRELTPAKVTGTLSIPVGRLRKLAMGPEYLAAFTVGDQLLWGAAEPVRRILKQLVA, translated from the coding sequence ATGAAAAATGTTGGTTTTATCGGATGGCGTGGCATGGTCGGTTCCGTGTTAATGGATCGTATGCAGCAGGAGCGGGATTTTGCAAACCTTAATCCGATTTTTTTCACAACTTCGCAAGCAGGGCAACAGGCGCCGGTATTCGGCGGTAAAGAAGCCGGTACGTTGAAAGACGCCTTTGATATCGAAGAATTGAAAAAACTGGATATTATCGTCACCTGTCAGGGCGGTGATTACACCAACGAAGTTTATCCTAAACTGAAAGCTACCGGTTGGGACGGTTATTGGGTGGATGCAGCATCCGCATTGCGTATGGAAAAAGATTCCATTATCGTTCTGGATCCGGTTAACCAGCATGTTATTTCCGACGGTTTAAAAAACGGCGTGAAAACTTTCGTGGGCGGCAATTGTACCGTCAGTTTAATGTTAATGGCATTAGGCGGTCTATTCGAACGCGATTTGGTGGAATGGATTTCTGTGGCGACTTATCAGGCGGCTTCGGGTGCCGGTGCCAAAAATATGCGCGAACTTGTATCTCAGATGGGGTTATTGGAAAAATCCGTGAGTGCGGAGTTAGCTAATCCGGCGTCATCTATTTTAGATATTGAACGCAAAGTCACGGCCGAAATGCGTGCGGACAGTTTCCCGACGGATAACTTCGGTACGGCGTTAGCGGGTAGCCTGATTCCTTGGATCGATAAATTATTACCGAGCGGTCAAACTAAAGAAGAATGGAAAGGCTATGCGGAAACCAACAAAATTTTAGGATTAAGCGATAATCCGATTCCGGTGGACGGCTTATGTGTGCGCATCGGTGCATTACGTTGTCATAGTCAGGCGTTTACTATCAAACTGAAAAAAGATATTCCGTTAGAAGAAATCGAACAGATTCTGGCTTCTCATAACGAGTGGGTGAAAGTGATTCCGAACGACAAAGAAGCCACATTGCGCGAATTGACGCCGGCAAAAGTAACCGGCACATTAAGCATACCGGTAGGGCGTTTACGCAAACTGGCGATGGGTCCGGAATATTTGGCGGCATTCACCGTGGGTGACCAGTTATTGTGGGGTGCGGCGGAACCCGTACGCCGAATTTTGAAACAGTTAGTGGCTTAA
- the tuf gene encoding elongation factor Tu, with protein MSKEKFERTKPHVNVGTIGHVDHGKTTLTAAITTVLSKHYGGAARAFDQIDNAPEEKARGITINTSHVEYDTPTRHYAHVDCPGHADYVKNMITGAAQMDGAILVVAATDGPMPQTREHILLGRQVGVPYIIVFLNKCDMVDDEELLELVEMEVRELLTQYDFPGDDTPIIRGSALKALEGEAEWEEKILELANALDSYIPEPERAIDQPFLLPIEDVFSISGRGTVVTGRVERGIIRTGDEVEIVGIKDTTKTTVTGVEMFRKLLDEGRAGENIGALLRGTKREEIERGQVLAKPGSITPHTDFVSEVYVLSKEEGGRHTPFFKGYRPQFYFRTTDVTGTIELPEGVEMVMPGDNVKMTVSLIHPIAMDQGLRFAIREGGRTVGAGVVASVIK; from the coding sequence GTGTCTAAAGAAAAATTTGAACGTACAAAACCGCACGTAAACGTGGGTACAATCGGCCACGTTGACCACGGTAAAACAACTTTAACAGCAGCAATCACCACAGTATTATCCAAACACTACGGCGGTGCGGCTCGCGCATTCGACCAAATCGATAACGCGCCGGAAGAAAAAGCGCGTGGTATCACCATCAACACATCACACGTTGAATACGATACGCCGACCCGTCACTATGCTCACGTTGACTGCCCGGGACACGCGGACTATGTGAAAAACATGATCACCGGTGCGGCACAAATGGACGGCGCAATCTTAGTGGTAGCGGCAACAGACGGTCCTATGCCGCAAACCCGTGAGCACATCTTATTAGGTCGCCAGGTAGGCGTACCGTACATCATCGTATTCTTAAACAAATGCGACATGGTGGATGACGAAGAATTATTGGAATTAGTTGAAATGGAAGTTCGCGAACTTCTGACCCAATATGATTTCCCGGGCGATGACACGCCAATCATTCGTGGTTCCGCATTAAAAGCGTTGGAAGGCGAAGCGGAATGGGAAGAAAAAATTCTTGAATTGGCGAACGCTCTGGATAGCTATATTCCGGAACCTGAACGTGCGATTGACCAACCGTTCTTATTACCGATTGAAGACGTATTCTCAATCTCAGGCCGTGGTACGGTAGTCACCGGTCGTGTAGAACGCGGCATCATCCGTACCGGTGACGAAGTAGAAATCGTCGGTATCAAAGATACGACGAAAACTACCGTAACCGGAGTTGAAATGTTCCGTAAATTACTGGACGAAGGTCGTGCGGGTGAAAACATCGGTGCGTTATTACGCGGTACCAAACGTGAAGAAATCGAACGCGGTCAAGTATTGGCGAAACCGGGTTCAATCACACCGCACACAGACTTCGTATCGGAAGTGTACGTATTGTCAAAAGAAGAAGGCGGTCGTCATACTCCGTTCTTCAAAGGTTACCGTCCGCAGTTCTATTTCCGTACGACTGACGTAACGGGTACAATCGAATTACCGGAAGGCGTAGAAATGGTTATGCCTGGCGATAACGTAAAAATGACGGTAAGCTTAATCCATCCGATTGCGATGGACCAGGGTTTACGTTTCGCAATCCGTGAAGGCGGCCGTACGGTAGGCGCCGGCGTGGTAGCGAGCGTCATCAAATAA